A stretch of the Aerosakkonema funiforme FACHB-1375 genome encodes the following:
- a CDS encoding type II toxin-antitoxin system VapC family toxin — MKVVPDSNLVVAQIIPLPYSQVAIRKIQQWQEQKAELVVPTLWSYEVVSTLRKAVASGVISSEMATDALEAVLSIEILQIPPSQSLHQRALDWAARLNQIVAYDAAYVALAESEGAEFWTADQRLANAAVQAGASWVHHISESSA; from the coding sequence TTGAAAGTTGTCCCAGACTCAAATCTGGTGGTGGCGCAGATAATTCCACTTCCCTATTCACAAGTAGCTATCCGCAAGATACAACAGTGGCAGGAGCAAAAAGCTGAGCTTGTAGTGCCTACTCTATGGTCTTACGAAGTGGTTTCGACTCTTCGCAAAGCAGTCGCAAGCGGGGTAATTTCTTCTGAAATGGCAACAGATGCTCTGGAAGCCGTTCTCTCAATCGAGATTCTTCAAATTCCGCCCAGTCAATCGCTTCATCAACGCGCTCTTGACTGGGCGGCTCGACTGAATCAAATTGTAGCTTATGATGCTGCTTATGTTGCCCTAGCTGAATCTGAAGGAGCGGAATTTTGGACAGCTGACCAGCGACTTGCTAATGCCGCAGTACAAGCAGGTGCATCGTGGGTACATCATATTAGTGAATCATCGGCTTGA
- a CDS encoding hybrid sensor histidine kinase/response regulator — MLPEQQQRILGYFIEEAKDHLNTIQQGLLNLQSTIDDQEMVNEVFRAAHSVKGGAAMLGIHSIQKTSHRLEDYFKELKERPIKVDQKLENLFLRVFDTLQLLLDHLQGPFGLSEDVGENIMSDVEPVFDELKQHLDLLGNQGRPPSKAKPSELPALNVADFGQEVMAVLRQMLQLFKPPSWPNSRQELQECCNRLIALGEKFNLPTWINLLRMCEGALANAEHSHTTLAPVVIKEIKAAQELVLAGRANEISASAQLQVLQPIIPEPEPASAISDDEFDDLFSIGSEPESTLDEPLAAQIELSEPFGFSGGFDADDSDFGSVTSQFWETEEAQSHQQKVFSNFDSSTTAHPAKTADPTGPEVGAAELNTLADLFETDLELDAAWQEEEILTDAAVEPAPQLVNEGDGDEENEFADLFEDVSSEGRSFESGEFDDDLSLFDEEMFAEERSPAPITHHLQLDRLDAEDAEDDFADLFDDITEKPADSARSKAEDPLGLFDEDIFAENSDPVPRGEDLYDVDGESEVVDLFEEVPNTRAATNLEEDDALGLFDEALSSEDSFAESGDADEFNLTVNEDEHRPSAIASSESADNLSELFAGLDENDLSWQEFPQESSINSQSEVYDEQISDELPTESTDGWNEEWEDAALTELTVSQDFDTQFQKRSYAEENLEFEFEGLDFSIDEDAETVQPNAIESEVSNSQIESNDESDLFNLEETEMDWEAETSSEEIEDLADLTDDFDTSLFAESQELDFDIGAERSLAVDSPIASSGKQQAPAASSVKSQGQVSRQELSTADSLDDFFSLDRETTTEFWGETFEEPDLGVGNSGLDEGFFSTEVDSQGDLKILPSQLPDYEDIFADNSGETFWNLDVEADTNTSSLLDDFDSDGNIDLFGGSGTGDTSLNMAAPALSNDRSDLSTQLDWDSFGDRHDETTAQFDDYNNQPLLLEDGGLNDLDASFDGNWGIAAETPTTTQTGLENWETAEDNFLDDLFANPFDDNQSSTANEQEDFSFNTVDSAGDLNILSADEMELETSEQERELSLIPEASTAENWLDLEMSESENFEDGGLENEYSFDETLADTEMAFAAETSDLEAGLFTDVAAEPDIDFAGTPQTEELTDGWNETDFQLDGEWESDLTSLPLVAASAALNVGAEDSPEDETLAWLEDDLFNDDDNGESVKQNLRESESENDDFLDLFANSDPEDGDFSLELESLESSAESLDSESSFDFGDGDLTAEGMDLDFVAASSLMPETANDKVLGGTEEVDGNDGLFDDFAELEALLDREKPIANTVVSSSPAVANFGGGDEFADLEALLSSDPVLSPKSSTIAPGSVTPPISSGGVEKGKKPDDEFADLERMILEVDKPVGGASGSKSRTSPIMPNKRSARSWFEQTMKVPVKHMDNLSNLVGELVVNRNTLEQDQERLRQCLDNLLNQVQQLSDVGARMQDLYERSLLEASLLASRKNYRAALMSSSSDGGTIGHQTGADYDPLEMDRFTSFHTLSQEMIELIVRVRESTSDIEFVSDETDQVCRQFRQVSTQLQEGLTRARMVPFGEIERVFPLMRHVRDKAAESGKQAEIRIEGRETLIDKLILEHFSDPLKHLVNNAIAHGIETPEVRQRAGKPATGRITIRAFHQGNQTVISFSDDGAGIDVERVKAKAVQKGLMTAAEAKAMSRHDAYQLIYHPNFSTKDEADLLAGRGIGMDVVLTSLSEIRGSITTDSNAGKGTTFTIRLPLTLSICKALCCISDKARIAFPMDGVEDALDLEKERIQTNAEGNPCITWRDMVLPFRPLSELLAYNRQLGRGSVYGGTKEEDTISIVVLRSAGNFIALQVDRVLGEQEIVIKQLEGPIPKPLGVAGATVLGDGRIMPIGDVLELIDLSLGRISIDTNPVWTRDPGQVEDHKVMEQPTVLIVDDSITVRELLSMTFNKAGYRVEQARDGQEAWDKLRSGLPCQIVFCDIEMPRMDGLELLARLQKDPDLNHLPVAMLTSRGAEKHRQMAVERGARGYFTKPYLEEALLDAASRMLKGEVLVTSSSNA, encoded by the coding sequence ATGCTGCCGGAACAACAACAGCGCATTCTAGGCTATTTCATTGAAGAAGCCAAAGATCACCTCAATACCATTCAACAGGGTTTGCTGAATCTGCAAAGTACCATTGATGACCAGGAAATGGTAAACGAGGTCTTTCGCGCTGCTCACTCGGTTAAAGGGGGGGCAGCAATGCTGGGTATTCACAGCATTCAAAAAACTTCTCACAGACTGGAAGACTATTTCAAAGAACTTAAAGAACGTCCGATTAAAGTTGACCAAAAGCTGGAAAACCTGTTTTTGCGGGTATTTGATACCCTCCAGTTGCTCTTAGACCATCTGCAAGGGCCTTTTGGGTTGTCGGAGGATGTGGGCGAAAATATCATGTCGGATGTCGAGCCGGTCTTTGATGAACTCAAACAGCATCTCGACTTGTTAGGAAATCAGGGCCGCCCGCCGAGCAAAGCGAAACCTTCCGAGTTGCCAGCACTAAATGTTGCCGATTTTGGGCAAGAGGTGATGGCAGTTTTGCGGCAAATGTTGCAGCTATTCAAACCACCGTCTTGGCCGAACAGCCGTCAAGAGCTGCAAGAGTGCTGCAATCGCTTGATTGCGCTTGGGGAAAAGTTTAATTTGCCAACCTGGATTAACTTGTTACGGATGTGCGAGGGTGCTTTAGCCAACGCCGAACATTCTCACACCACGCTGGCACCTGTTGTTATTAAAGAAATTAAAGCAGCTCAAGAATTGGTTTTGGCAGGTCGCGCTAATGAAATCTCTGCGTCGGCGCAACTGCAAGTACTTCAGCCTATAATTCCAGAACCCGAACCTGCGTCGGCAATCTCTGACGATGAGTTCGACGATTTGTTTTCGATCGGTTCGGAGCCGGAAAGTACATTAGACGAACCACTAGCGGCACAAATAGAATTAAGCGAACCCTTCGGCTTTTCCGGTGGGTTTGATGCGGATGATTCTGATTTTGGCTCTGTCACATCGCAATTTTGGGAAACGGAAGAAGCCCAATCTCATCAGCAAAAGGTATTTAGCAATTTCGATTCTTCCACCACGGCACACCCTGCTAAAACCGCCGACCCCACTGGCCCGGAGGTTGGCGCGGCAGAACTGAACACTTTAGCGGATCTGTTCGAGACAGATTTGGAGCTCGATGCAGCTTGGCAAGAAGAAGAAATTCTTACCGATGCTGCGGTTGAGCCTGCTCCACAACTCGTCAACGAGGGAGATGGAGATGAGGAAAATGAATTTGCCGATTTATTTGAGGATGTTTCCTCGGAAGGTCGATCGTTTGAATCTGGCGAATTCGATGATGACCTCAGCTTGTTTGATGAGGAAATGTTTGCAGAAGAAAGATCGCCTGCACCGATAACGCATCATCTTCAACTCGATCGTCTCGATGCAGAAGATGCAGAAGATGATTTCGCGGATCTGTTCGATGATATTACAGAAAAACCTGCTGACTCGGCAAGGTCAAAGGCAGAAGACCCCCTTGGCCTATTTGATGAGGATATATTTGCAGAAAACAGCGACCCGGTGCCGAGAGGGGAAGATCTCTATGATGTTGATGGCGAAAGCGAAGTCGTCGATTTGTTCGAGGAAGTTCCCAACACACGAGCGGCAACAAACCTAGAGGAAGATGACGCTCTGGGCTTGTTTGATGAAGCTTTATCGTCAGAAGACAGCTTTGCAGAATCCGGAGATGCCGATGAATTCAATTTAACAGTCAACGAGGACGAACATCGCCCCAGCGCGATCGCATCTTCCGAAAGCGCAGACAATCTCAGCGAATTGTTCGCAGGTTTAGATGAAAATGACCTGAGTTGGCAAGAATTTCCTCAAGAGTCAAGTATAAATTCTCAATCCGAAGTCTACGATGAGCAAATTTCAGACGAATTACCAACGGAATCTACTGACGGTTGGAATGAAGAATGGGAAGATGCAGCCCTTACAGAGTTGACAGTATCGCAAGACTTCGATACTCAATTTCAAAAGCGCAGTTATGCGGAGGAAAATTTAGAGTTTGAATTTGAGGGTTTAGATTTTTCAATTGATGAAGATGCAGAAACGGTGCAGCCAAACGCTATCGAATCGGAAGTTTCAAATTCTCAAATTGAAAGTAATGATGAGTCAGACCTTTTTAATTTAGAAGAAACCGAGATGGACTGGGAGGCAGAAACCAGTTCTGAAGAAATAGAGGATTTGGCTGACCTAACGGATGATTTTGATACCAGTTTATTTGCAGAAAGTCAAGAGTTGGATTTTGATATCGGCGCAGAACGATCGCTTGCAGTTGATTCGCCGATCGCATCTAGCGGTAAGCAGCAAGCTCCTGCCGCGTCTTCTGTTAAAAGCCAAGGGCAGGTATCTCGCCAGGAACTAAGCACGGCAGACAGCTTAGATGACTTCTTTTCCTTAGATCGCGAAACCACAACCGAGTTCTGGGGCGAAACATTTGAAGAGCCGGATTTGGGTGTGGGAAATTCTGGGTTGGATGAAGGTTTTTTCTCAACTGAAGTTGACTCTCAGGGCGATTTAAAAATATTACCGTCGCAATTGCCCGATTATGAAGATATTTTTGCGGACAATTCCGGTGAAACTTTCTGGAATTTGGATGTGGAGGCGGATACCAACACTTCTTCATTGCTGGATGATTTTGATTCGGACGGGAACATTGATTTGTTTGGTGGTAGCGGGACTGGGGATACAAGCTTAAATATGGCCGCCCCGGCACTCAGTAACGATCGATCGGATTTAAGTACACAATTGGATTGGGATAGTTTTGGCGATCGCCATGACGAAACAACGGCGCAATTTGACGATTACAACAATCAACCGTTGCTGCTAGAAGATGGTGGATTAAACGATCTGGATGCGTCTTTTGACGGAAATTGGGGTATTGCAGCAGAAACCCCCACAACAACTCAGACAGGTTTGGAAAACTGGGAGACGGCAGAAGATAATTTCCTAGACGACTTATTCGCAAATCCGTTTGATGATAACCAAAGCAGCACAGCAAACGAACAAGAAGATTTTAGTTTCAATACAGTTGATTCGGCGGGCGACTTAAACATATTGTCTGCTGATGAGATGGAATTGGAAACGAGCGAACAAGAGCGGGAATTAAGCTTGATTCCAGAAGCTAGTACAGCAGAAAATTGGCTGGACTTGGAAATGTCAGAAAGCGAAAACTTTGAGGATGGAGGGTTAGAGAACGAATATTCGTTTGATGAAACGCTTGCAGATACAGAAATGGCTTTTGCGGCAGAAACATCCGATTTGGAAGCAGGCTTATTCACCGATGTGGCAGCAGAGCCAGATATAGATTTTGCAGGTACTCCCCAAACCGAGGAATTAACTGATGGGTGGAACGAAACCGATTTCCAACTAGACGGTGAATGGGAATCAGATTTAACATCGCTACCTTTAGTTGCTGCGTCAGCGGCATTAAATGTCGGTGCAGAAGACAGCCCAGAAGATGAGACATTGGCATGGCTGGAAGATGACTTATTTAATGATGATGACAATGGAGAATCGGTCAAACAGAATTTAAGGGAAAGCGAGTCAGAAAATGACGATTTTCTGGACTTATTTGCCAATTCAGACCCGGAAGATGGAGACTTTTCTCTTGAATTAGAAAGTTTGGAGTCAAGTGCGGAATCTTTAGATTCGGAATCGAGTTTTGATTTTGGCGATGGCGATCTAACTGCTGAAGGTATGGATCTAGACTTCGTTGCAGCTTCATCTTTAATGCCAGAAACTGCCAACGACAAGGTATTAGGTGGAACTGAAGAAGTAGACGGAAACGATGGATTGTTTGACGATTTTGCTGAATTAGAAGCGCTGCTGGATCGGGAAAAACCGATCGCAAACACGGTCGTTTCTTCTTCTCCCGCTGTTGCCAATTTTGGTGGCGGTGATGAATTTGCCGATCTGGAAGCTTTGCTCTCAAGCGATCCGGTTCTTTCACCCAAGAGTTCTACAATTGCCCCAGGGTCTGTAACGCCACCCATTTCCAGCGGCGGTGTCGAAAAGGGCAAGAAGCCAGATGATGAGTTTGCCGATCTGGAACGAATGATATTGGAGGTGGACAAGCCTGTCGGTGGCGCAAGCGGGTCAAAATCCAGAACAAGTCCGATTATGCCCAATAAGAGATCGGCGAGGTCGTGGTTTGAACAAACAATGAAGGTGCCTGTCAAGCACATGGATAACCTCAGCAATTTGGTTGGGGAACTGGTGGTGAACCGCAATACCTTAGAGCAGGATCAAGAAAGGCTGCGGCAATGTTTGGATAATTTGCTCAACCAAGTGCAGCAACTGAGCGATGTGGGAGCGAGAATGCAGGATCTGTACGAGCGATCGCTCTTGGAAGCTTCTCTGTTAGCTAGCCGGAAGAACTATCGCGCTGCTTTGATGTCTTCTTCTTCTGATGGCGGTACGATCGGACATCAAACGGGAGCAGATTACGACCCGTTGGAAATGGACAGATTTACTTCTTTCCACACGCTCTCCCAAGAGATGATCGAGCTAATTGTGCGCGTGCGGGAGTCCACGTCTGACATTGAATTCGTCAGCGATGAAACCGACCAAGTATGTCGTCAATTCCGCCAGGTAAGTACGCAGCTGCAAGAAGGTCTGACTCGCGCCCGCATGGTGCCGTTTGGCGAGATCGAGCGGGTATTTCCGTTAATGCGTCATGTGCGGGACAAAGCGGCTGAGTCGGGTAAGCAGGCGGAGATCCGCATTGAAGGGCGGGAGACGCTGATCGACAAGTTGATTCTGGAACACTTTTCCGACCCGCTGAAGCACTTGGTCAATAATGCGATCGCCCACGGGATCGAAACTCCAGAAGTGCGGCAGCGTGCGGGTAAGCCGGCGACCGGTCGGATTACGATCCGCGCTTTCCACCAAGGTAACCAAACGGTGATTTCTTTCTCTGATGATGGTGCGGGTATTGATGTGGAACGGGTGAAGGCAAAGGCTGTACAAAAAGGGTTGATGACAGCCGCCGAGGCGAAAGCGATGTCTCGCCACGATGCTTATCAACTCATTTACCATCCCAATTTCAGTACCAAGGACGAGGCGGACTTGTTGGCGGGTCGCGGTATCGGGATGGATGTGGTGCTGACATCGTTGAGCGAAATTCGCGGTAGCATTACCACAGATTCCAATGCCGGCAAGGGAACTACTTTTACTATTCGCTTGCCTCTAACGCTGAGTATTTGCAAAGCTTTATGCTGCATCAGCGACAAAGCTCGCATCGCTTTCCCGATGGACGGTGTGGAAGACGCGCTCGATCTTGAAAAAGAACGCATTCAGACTAATGCTGAAGGCAATCCCTGTATTACCTGGCGCGATATGGTGTTGCCTTTCCGACCGCTCAGCGAGCTGCTGGCTTATAATCGCCAGTTGGGTCGGGGCAGTGTTTACGGTGGGACAAAGGAAGAAGATACGATTTCGATCGTCGTGCTGCGTAGCGCTGGCAACTTTATCGCTTTGCAAGTCGATCGCGTTTTGGGCGAACAGGAAATCGTCATTAAGCAATTGGAAGGGCCGATACCCAAACCGCTGGGCGTCGCGGGTGCTACGGTGCTGGGGGATGGGCGAATTATGCCTATCGGCGATGTTCTGGAGCTGATCGACTTGTCCTTGGGTCGGATTAGTATAGACACCAACCCTGTGTGGACGCGAGATCCCGGTCAGGTGGAAGACCACAAGGTCATGGAACAGCCGACTGTGCTGATTGTGGACGATTCGATTACGGTGCGGGAACTGCTCTCGATGACGTTCAACAAAGCTGGATATCGTGTGGAACAAGCTCGCGACGGTCAAGAAGCTTGGGATAAGCTCAGATCCGGTCTGCCTTGCCAAATTGTGTTCTGCGATATCGAAATGCCCAGGATGGATGGTCTGGAGTTGCTCGCTCGCTTGCAGAAAGACCCCGACCTGAATCATTTGCCGGTGGCTATGCTCACTTCTCGCGGTGCGGAAAAACATCGCCAAATGGCAGTTGAGCGCGGTGCTAGGGGCTACTTCACCAAACCTTATTTGGAAGAAGCTCTGTTGGATGCAGCGTCGCGGATGCTCAAGGGTGAGGTGTTGGTGACTAGCAGTAGTAACGCTTAA
- a CDS encoding methyl-accepting chemotaxis protein, with the protein MASSTDYKQKYKQAEAAYMQGNYEQAAEIVDRLVNDFPDDPGIRLLRGHICCGLQEYNQAREQYELVLTLTDDDEYVNYANNGLEYVSQCETPPDSDTEPESLEDYEGNATYAVNSPDYAEEQNNWQQEYAAANGSTGADYQSFNLDEVDDLYQPQLDQNFDNPFAQSNDEYDSQNYSEEATAFIDPFASSQSSPSYAAEPQYYGDEQSDESSEEIPEWLSMEQNQNWQNYAQTEELPEESSPFGAESSTDYGVGAYDEELYPPGVDSDFESTFTPAQEPPNFDNSSSQNREMPHSQMGRNGGTSEPSYFRRPVAEDETILLGGEKPYGTGQNLRPSWSSPADRNGYNAQNNFDMNAFDAAFDEDSGTSDDSVYRSSQMGSSDSQMGAGTIGFLEEFDEFDDDLGNIPDFENIQDSGSLAGTASSASGFGTLGGVSKPTTGRIQTDINDTSDRSAFGDDDIFPTTEPPIFIPQPADSRSLEPNVTVEQGWLAFFENAPMARKRWITAGVVGLTSAVAVAAISFGSQQLFKPKNNDALVQLQMTGLAMAGIAGAIGFGTSLVMGGLTEKHIRRATADLQAQFDAVSQGNLNVQATVYSEDELGQLASGFNQMTRIMLTTTSEAQRRAEEQEQAKEDLQRQVIRLLDDVEGAARGDLTVQAEVTADVLGAVADAFNLTIQNLRDIVQQVKIAARQVNKGSSDNERFARELSADALRQAEELAVTLNQVQGMTELIRRVADNAKQAEDVARSASVMAIKGGEAVERTVASILGIRETVAETTRKVKRLAESSQEIAKIVALIAQIASRTNLLALNASIEAARAGEAGRGFAIVADEVRQLADRSAKALKSIEEIVLQIQSETGSVMTAMEEATQQVIEVTKRAEQSKRSLDDIIQVSNRIDALVRSITADTIQQTQTSYNVAQVVQSVELTAQETSQEAQRVSGSLQHLVGVARDLLTSVERFRVETPER; encoded by the coding sequence ATGGCATCCAGTACGGATTATAAGCAAAAATATAAACAGGCCGAAGCAGCCTATATGCAAGGCAACTACGAGCAGGCGGCAGAAATAGTCGATCGACTCGTAAATGATTTTCCCGACGATCCGGGTATCCGTCTGCTTCGCGGTCATATCTGCTGCGGATTGCAAGAGTATAACCAAGCACGAGAACAGTATGAATTGGTGCTGACTCTGACGGATGACGACGAGTACGTTAACTATGCCAACAACGGTTTGGAGTACGTCAGCCAATGCGAAACTCCTCCTGACTCGGATACAGAACCGGAAAGTCTAGAAGATTATGAGGGAAACGCAACCTACGCGGTCAATAGTCCAGACTATGCAGAGGAGCAAAATAATTGGCAACAAGAATATGCTGCTGCTAACGGGAGTACAGGAGCGGATTATCAAAGTTTCAATCTCGATGAGGTAGACGATCTCTATCAGCCCCAGCTCGACCAAAACTTTGATAATCCTTTTGCCCAGTCAAACGATGAGTACGATTCCCAAAATTACTCAGAAGAGGCAACAGCTTTTATCGACCCGTTTGCCAGCTCTCAAAGCTCGCCAAGTTACGCCGCCGAGCCTCAATACTATGGCGATGAGCAATCTGATGAGTCATCCGAAGAGATTCCCGAATGGCTCTCAATGGAGCAAAACCAAAACTGGCAAAACTATGCACAAACAGAGGAATTACCGGAAGAATCTTCTCCCTTCGGTGCAGAAAGCTCGACTGACTACGGTGTAGGTGCCTATGACGAGGAACTTTACCCGCCTGGAGTAGATTCGGATTTTGAATCAACATTTACACCCGCTCAAGAGCCACCAAACTTCGATAATTCATCATCCCAAAATCGAGAAATGCCACACTCGCAAATGGGCAGAAATGGGGGAACATCAGAGCCTTCCTACTTCAGACGCCCAGTTGCTGAGGATGAAACAATTTTGTTAGGAGGAGAAAAGCCATACGGGACAGGTCAAAATTTACGCCCCTCATGGTCTAGTCCTGCCGATCGCAATGGCTACAATGCTCAAAACAACTTTGACATGAATGCTTTTGACGCTGCTTTTGATGAAGATAGCGGCACAAGCGATGACAGCGTTTACAGATCCTCCCAGATGGGGTCGTCCGACTCGCAAATGGGTGCGGGAACGATCGGATTTTTGGAAGAATTTGATGAATTTGACGACGATTTGGGCAATATACCCGATTTTGAAAATATTCAAGATTCGGGTAGCCTCGCAGGTACAGCCAGCAGTGCTTCAGGGTTCGGAACGCTTGGAGGAGTCAGCAAACCGACTACCGGTAGAATCCAAACTGATATAAACGATACTAGCGATCGCTCGGCTTTTGGTGATGATGACATCTTTCCTACCACCGAGCCACCCATTTTTATCCCCCAACCCGCCGATAGCCGCAGCCTCGAACCCAACGTCACGGTGGAGCAAGGTTGGCTGGCTTTTTTTGAAAACGCTCCAATGGCTCGCAAGCGCTGGATCACTGCTGGCGTTGTCGGTCTTACCTCCGCTGTCGCCGTTGCCGCCATCAGCTTTGGCAGCCAACAGCTATTCAAACCAAAAAACAATGACGCTCTTGTGCAACTGCAAATGACTGGTTTGGCAATGGCCGGTATTGCGGGAGCGATCGGTTTTGGCACTAGCTTGGTGATGGGAGGGTTGACGGAAAAGCATATTCGCCGCGCCACCGCCGATTTGCAAGCTCAGTTCGATGCTGTCTCTCAAGGCAATTTGAACGTCCAAGCCACAGTTTACTCAGAAGATGAACTCGGTCAATTAGCTTCTGGGTTCAATCAAATGACCCGGATCATGCTCACGACAACCAGCGAAGCACAACGCCGCGCCGAAGAGCAAGAGCAGGCGAAAGAAGATTTGCAACGTCAGGTCATCCGACTGCTGGACGATGTGGAAGGAGCTGCCAGAGGAGACCTCACCGTGCAAGCAGAAGTCACTGCCGATGTACTGGGAGCCGTCGCCGATGCCTTTAACCTCACCATTCAAAACCTGCGCGATATCGTGCAACAGGTGAAAATAGCAGCCCGTCAAGTTAATAAAGGTTCCTCGGATAACGAACGGTTTGCCCGCGAACTGTCTGCCGATGCGCTGCGGCAAGCGGAAGAACTGGCGGTGACTTTGAACCAGGTGCAGGGCATGACCGAGTTGATCCGACGAGTTGCAGATAATGCCAAACAAGCAGAAGATGTGGCTCGCTCGGCTTCTGTGATGGCTATTAAGGGCGGTGAAGCTGTGGAACGAACGGTAGCCAGTATTCTGGGGATTCGGGAAACAGTAGCAGAAACTACGCGAAAAGTCAAGCGCTTGGCAGAATCGTCCCAGGAAATTGCCAAAATAGTTGCCTTGATCGCTCAAATCGCATCCCGTACTAACTTGTTGGCTCTCAACGCCAGTATTGAGGCCGCGAGGGCGGGAGAAGCGGGCCGGGGTTTTGCGATCGTCGCCGATGAAGTGCGGCAGCTGGCAGACAGATCGGCCAAAGCACTCAAGTCGATCGAAGAAATTGTGTTGCAAATCCAAAGCGAAACCGGTTCGGTAATGACCGCAATGGAAGAAGCCACCCAGCAGGTGATCGAAGTTACCAAACGGGCAGAGCAGTCCAAGCGCAGCCTCGACGACATCATTCAAGTGTCCAATCGCATTGACGCCTTGGTACGTTCGATTACCGCCGACACCATCCAGCAGACCCAAACTTCCTACAACGTGGCCCAAGTTGTCCAATCTGTCGAGCTGACCGCTCAAGAAACTTCTCAAGAAGCGCAGCGGGTATCGGGATCGTTGCAACACTTGGTTGGTGTTGCTAGAGACTTACTGACATCCGTTGAACGGTTCCGCGTGGAAACACCAGAAAGATGA
- a CDS encoding chemotaxis protein CheW, producing MVGSPDFLTGRGQDQAPEFQELESPEGELHLRFYVSSGMELALPATGIREVISQPPDRITPIPNASPLLLGTLNFRGRVIWVADLGQFLGDQAPLNTDRPEIPVIAVEDQDTMLGLAVDQIVGMDWLDVDLVQMPNNAPDSMAPFLRGEWVLDAESNQCLRLLDQVAILRSARWAA from the coding sequence ATGGTTGGAAGTCCGGACTTTTTAACTGGCAGAGGCCAAGATCAGGCTCCGGAATTCCAGGAATTAGAAAGCCCTGAAGGCGAGCTGCACTTGCGGTTTTACGTTTCTTCTGGTATGGAACTGGCACTGCCTGCAACGGGCATCCGCGAGGTTATTTCCCAACCTCCCGACCGGATTACTCCCATACCAAACGCTTCTCCTTTACTTTTGGGAACTCTAAACTTTAGGGGAAGGGTGATTTGGGTGGCTGACCTGGGACAATTTCTGGGAGACCAAGCTCCCTTGAATACCGATCGGCCAGAAATTCCGGTGATCGCAGTCGAAGATCAAGACACAATGTTAGGGTTGGCAGTTGACCAAATTGTTGGGATGGACTGGCTCGATGTGGACTTGGTACAGATGCCGAACAATGCACCGGATAGTATGGCACCTTTCCTGCGGGGTGAGTGGGTGTTAGATGCAGAAAGCAATCAGTGTTTGCGACTCTTGGATCAAGTGGCAATTCTGCGATCGGCACGATGGGCAGCATAA
- a CDS encoding response regulator yields MSTVLVVEDSVTQREMISELLKGSGLNVTVASDGVEAMEYIQGRCPDLVVLDIVMPRMNGYELCRRLKADPKTQNVPVVMCSSKGEEFDRYWGMKQGADAYIAKPFQPTELIGTVKQLLRG; encoded by the coding sequence ATGAGTACAGTTCTGGTTGTAGAAGACAGCGTTACCCAAAGAGAGATGATCTCAGAGCTGCTCAAAGGAAGCGGACTCAATGTTACCGTGGCCAGCGATGGGGTCGAAGCAATGGAATACATTCAGGGTCGCTGCCCTGACTTAGTAGTTTTGGATATTGTTATGCCCAGAATGAACGGCTACGAGCTTTGCCGTCGCCTTAAGGCCGATCCGAAAACCCAAAATGTCCCTGTGGTAATGTGTTCTTCCAAAGGCGAAGAATTCGATCGCTACTGGGGCATGAAACAAGGAGCTGATGCCTACATCGCTAAGCCGTTTCAGCCCACCGAACTGATTGGAACGGTCAAACAGCTCCTGCGGGGATAA